The Setaria italica strain Yugu1 chromosome IX, Setaria_italica_v2.0, whole genome shotgun sequence genome has a window encoding:
- the LOC101769192 gene encoding putative glycine-rich cell wall structural protein 1 — translation MAGTKLVALGFIVLMSMGIANAVRVARYSSADGTGTGGGWGGGYVNGGGSGSGSGTGAGESGSNGAHATAGGGGGGGGTSQYNGSGYGGGAGSGTGSSQNSQGGGSGGESSNAGGTGGGGGGGHGGGNWGSSAHGEGSGTGSGSSNANRYWYGPSDANAYANGNGRGQGNGVNGGSAGGQGGGSGYGNANP, via the coding sequence ATGGCAGGCACTAAGCTAGTAGCACTTGGGTTCATTGTCCTCATGAGCATGGGGATAGCTAATGCCGTGAGGGTGGCTAGATACTCTAGTGCTGATGGAACGGGTACAGGAGGTGGTTGGGGTGGTGGGTATGTGAATGGTGGTGGCTCAGGGTCAGGGAGTGGCACTGGGGCTGGTGAGAGCGGTTCAAATGGTGCCCATGCAACTGCTGGAGGGGGTGGTGGAGGGGGCGGCACTAGCCAATACAACGGGTCTGGTTATGGTGGAGGGGCTGGGTCTGGTACAGGTTCTAGTCAAAATAGTCAGGGTGGAGGATCAGGTGGAGAATCTTCCAACGCTGGTGGtaccggtggtggcggcggtggaggacaTGGTGGTGGTAACTGGGGATCTAGTGCTCATGGGGAAGGTAGCGGCACTGGATCTGGCTCGAGCAATGCTAATAGGTACTGGTATGGACCAAGTGATGCAAATGCATACGCTAATGGCAATGGCCGTGGCCAAGGTAATGGTGTGAACGGTGGAAGTGCTGGTGGTCAAGGAGGTGGATCCGGGTACGGTAATGCCAACCCCTAG